From the genome of Perca fluviatilis chromosome 1, GENO_Pfluv_1.0, whole genome shotgun sequence, one region includes:
- the LOC120560388 gene encoding complement C3-like: protein MSRTLLWLLASLAFFSLTSLADGAPLKVMSAPNLLRVGTAENIFVECQDCTGENILVNINVINHPYKNTKLASTSVNLTSARNFQELGQITIPAGSFSKDPTIKQYVYLQAQFPDQLLEKVVLVSFQSGYIFIQTDKTLYTPNSKVHFRMFAVTPRMEPVERDAETQTDASIAMETPEGIILPLDPVSLKSGIHSGDFKLAEIVSLGMWKVVAKFKSNPQQSYSAKFEVKEYVLPSFEVKLMPVSSFFYVDSQELTVNIKATYLFGMNVDGTAYVVFGVMQEGRKKSFPSSLQRVQIEGGIGVVKLKREHITQTYPNILELVGSSIYVAVSVLTESGGEMVEAELRSIQIVTSPYTITFKKTPKYFKPGMSFDVTVEVVNPDGTPAKGVAVVVDPGHVQALTAANGMAKITVNAGASLAITAKTNDPHISNEKQASATMVALPYTTQSNSYIHIGVDTAELELGDNLKISLILKRQENQDNDITYLILSKGQLVKNGRYKTTRGQILIPLTVTVTKEMLPSFRIVAYYHTDGNEVVSDSVWVDVKDSCMGSLRLESSNPAPSYEPRRSFGLKVTGDPGATVGLVAVDKGVYVLNNKHRLTQKKVWDIVEKYDTGCTPGGGNDGMGVFYDAGLLFESNTAFGTPYRLELKCPAPSRRKRAATIMDITTSLVSQYQDQLQRVCCLDGMRNTPLSYTCERRSEYISDGAACATAFLHCCKEMETLRAERKKESLILARSEEDDSYMDSRDINSRTGFPENWLWTDIKLPACPHKNPNCDTTTLTKNVPLKDSVTTWQFTGISLSKTHGICVGEPLEVIVRKEFFIDLRLPYSAVRGEQLEIKAILHNYSPDPATVRVDLTDEEHVCSSASKRGRYRQEVKMGAQTTLAVPFIIIPMKEGKYSIEVKASVKDSSLNDGIMKKLLVVPEGVLVKSSQIILIDPTTKGVAGKQEVTLNSGIPIKYLVRNTPTSTHISVTGKNQVHRLVRTVNADAVSSMIVQPSGCGEQNMVSMTLPVIAIIYLDKTNQWEKVGHEKREVALQYINDGYLNQLVFLKDDGSFSAWPDQKSSTWLTAYVAKVFAMANHLMAVQSQHICDAIKSLILKAQQPDGSFKEVGLIIHGEMIGDVAGENSDASMTAFCLIAMQETRKICSASVHGLLGSIAKAVKYLQKILPNLTNPYAVAMTSYALANENKLNKRLLYKFVAPGLSHWPTHNGDVYTREATAYALLALVKAKAFEDASPIVNWLTTEMETDGGYGSTQATIMVYQALAEYWTSIDDQSGHVLNMQIFLDPTTDSFIFQDNSDIRTSKINGINQNVKVIATGTGEATVTMVSLYYALPKEKDSDCQKFNLSVQLLPEKMDEDENIYKLRIEVMYKDNDSDATMSILDIGLLTGFTVNTNDLDLLSKGRARIIAKYEMNTVLSERGSLIIYLDKVSHTRPEEITFRIHQKLKVGVLQPASVSVYEYYDQTNCVKFYHPERKAGKLLRLCTNDECTCAEENCSMQNKDKITNDQRTAKVCETTQTSIIDFVYKVRLDNFTEDLSTDIFTMKVLEVIKEGSLDVGPLNKQRTFLSYPHCRESLDLWTGKTYLIMGTSKDIYRDDQHQLYQYVFGERTWIEYWPTEAECQTEEHRITCLGMEEMVQQYQLFGCQQ, encoded by the exons GAAGGTGATGTCTGCCCCTAACTTGTTGCGAGTAGGAACagcagaaaacatctttgtggaATGTCAAGACTGCACCGGGGAAAACATCCTGGTCAACATCAATGTGATAAACCAtccatacaaaaacacaaagctgGCATCCACATCTGTGAACCTTACCAGTGCAAGAAACTTCCAGGAGCTCGGACAAATAACG ATCCCTGCTGGAAGCTTCAGTAAGGATCCTACCATAAAGCAGTATGTGTACCTGCAAGCTCAGTTCCCTGACCAACTGCTGGAGAAAGTCGTCTTAGTGTCCTTCCAGTCTGGTTACATCTTCATCCAGACTGACAAGACCCTCTACACCCCCAACAGCAAAG TTCATTTCAGGATGTTTGCAGTGACGCCCCGTATGGAGCCCGTAGAGAGGGATGCAGAAACTCAAACTGATGCTTCTATTGCCATGGAG acCCCTGAAGGCATCATCTTACCACTTGATCCAGTCTCTTTGAAATCAGGGATCCACTCTGGAGATTTCAAACTCGCTGAAATTGTCag tcTCGGAATGTGGAAAGTGGTGGCGAAGTTCAAGAGCAACCCACAGCAGAGCTATTCTGCAAAGTTCGAGGTCAAAGAATATG tgcTGCCCAGTTTTGAAGTTAAACTGATGCCTGTAAGCTCCTTCTTCTACGTGGACAGTCAAGAGCTCACCGTCAACATCAAAGCTAC GTATCTGTTTGGTATGAATGTGGATGGGACGGCCTACGTGGTGTTTGGGGTTATGCAAGAGGGTCGAAAGAAGAGCTTTCCAAGTTCTCTTCAGAGAGTGCAG ATAGAGGGAGGTATTGGAGTGGTCAAACTGAAGAGAGAGCACATCACACAGACCTACCCAAACATCCTTGAACTGGTGGGGAGTTCCATATATGTAGCTGTCAGTGTGCTGACAGAGAGCg GTGGTGAAATGGTGGAAGCGGAGTTGAGAAGTATCCAGATTGTTACATCACCTTACACTATCACCTTTAAGAAAACGCCCAAATATTTCAAACCAGGAATGTCCTTCGATGTTACG GTTGAAGTTGTGAATCCTGACGGCACTCCGGCAAAAGGTGTTGCGGTGGTGGTCGACCCGGGCCATGTGCAGGCTTTAACCGCAGCCAACGGCATGGCAAAGATTACAGTCAATGCAGGTGCAAGTCTGGCAATCACC GCAAAGACCAATGATCCTCATATTTCAAATGAAAAGCAAGCATCAGCCACCATGGTAGCTCTCCCATATACCACTCAAAGCAACAGCTACATTCACATAG GTGTGGATACAGCTGAGCTGGAATTAGGAGACAACCTCAAAATCAGCCTCATCCTCAAGAGGCAGGAAAATCAAGACAATGACATCACCTACCTG ATCCTAAGCAAAGGTCAACTGGTAAAAAATGGGCGTTATAAGACAACAAGAGGCCAAATATTGATTCCCCTTACAGTCACTGTTACCAAAGAAATGCTGCCATCGTTCCGCATCGTAGCCTACTACCACACAGATGGCAATGAAGTGGTATCAGACTCTGTCTGGGTGGATGTAAAGGACTCCTGCATGGGCTCG TTGAGGCTGGAATCATCCAATCCCGCTCCATCCTATGAGCCTCGCAGGTCGTTTGGTCTTAAGGTCACTGGAGACCCAGGGGCCACAGTGGGACTGGTGGCAGTTGACAAAGGCGTCTATGTCCTAAACAACAAGCACCGTCTCACCCAGAAAAAG GTGTGGGATATTGTAGAGAAGTACGACACAGGTTGCACACCAGGAGGAGGGAACGATGGTATGGGTGTGTTCTACGATGCTGGGCTGTTGTTTGAGTCCAACACAGCTTTTGGGACTCCCTACAGACTAG AATTGAAATGCCCGGCCCCCAGCAGGAGAAAACGAGCTGCAACTATTATGGACATCACAACCAGCTTAG TGAGTCAATATCAAGACCAACTCCAACGTGTCTGTTGTTTGGATGGCATGAGGAATACCCCCCTCTCATACACCTGTGAGAGGCGCAGCGAATACATCAGTGATGGTGCAGCCTGTGCCACAGCCTTCCTGCACTGCTGCAAGGAGATGGAAACCCTGCGAGCTGAGAGGAAGAAGGAAAGCCTCATACTGGCTCGCA GTGAGGAGGATGACAGTTACATGGACAGCAGGGACATTAATTCTCGCACCGGGTTCCCTGAAAATTGGCTGTGGACAGACATCAAACTGCCTGCTTGCCCTCACAAAAACCCTAACTG TGACACCACAACATTGACGAAAAATGTTCCTTTGAAAGACTCAGTCACAACCTGGCAGTTCACTGGCATTAGTCTGTCAAAAACTCACG GAATCTGTGTTGGCGAGCCATTAGAGGTCATTGTCCGGAAAGAATTCTTCATTGATCTCAGGCTGCCGTACTCTGCTGTCCGTGGAGAACAGCTGGAAATTAAGGCAATCCTCCACAACTACAGCCCCGATCCTGCCACC GTGCGTGTGGATCTGACTGATGAGGAGCATGTGTGCAGTTCAGCCTCTAAACGTGGAAGGTATCGCCAGGAGGTTAAAATGGGGGCCCAAACTACACTAGCTGTACCCTTCATCATTATTCCCATGAAAGAAGGAAAATATAGCATTGAGGTCAAAGCATCTGTTAAAGATTCTTCCCTCAATGATGGAATCATGAAGAAGCTGCTGGTGGTG ccTGAAGGCGTACTGGTTAAATCTTCTCAGATTATACTCATAGACCCCACTACTAAAGGTGTAG CTGGTAAACAAGAAGTAACTCTCAACAGTGGAATTCCTATAAAATATTTGGTCCGAAACACACCTACTAGCACACATATCTCTGTGACAG ggaaAAATCAAGTTCATCGTTTGGTGAGGACCGTTAACGCGGACGCTGTGAGTTCTATGATCGTCCAGCCCAGTGGCTGTGGAGAGCAGAACATGGTCAGCATGACCCTACCAGTCATTGCAATCATATATTTGGACAAAACCAACCAGTGGGAAAAAGTGGGCCATGAGAAACGTGAAGTAGCCCTCCAATACATCAACGACG GCTACCTGAATCAGCTTGTCTTCCTTAAAGATGATGGGTCTTTTTCTGCTTGGCCGGATCAAAAGAGCAGCACCTG GCTGACAGCTTATGTTGCCAAGGTGTTTGCCATGGCAAACCATCTGATGGCAGTGCAAAGTCAACACATCTGTGACGCCATCAAGAGTCTGATTCTCAAAGCACAGCAacctgacggctcgtttaaagaaGTTGGACTGATTATCCATGGAGAGATGATT ggtgatGTGGCAGGCGAAAATTCAGATGCCTCCATGACAGCATTCTGCCTCATTGCCATGCAGGAGACTCGCAAAATATGTTCTGCCAGTGTTCAT GGTCTGCTAGGCAGTATAGCCAAAGCAGTGAAGTATCTGCAAAAGATTCTGCCCAACCTCACCAACCCATATGCTGTTGCCATGACGTCATATGCCCTGGCCaatgaaaacaaactgaacaaGCGGCTCCTCTACAAGTTTGTTGCCCCAG GGTTGTCCCATTGGCCGACACATAATGGAGACGTTTACACACGGGAGGCCACAGCTTACGCTCTTCTCGCTCTGGTCAAGGCCAAG GCATTTGAAGACGCCAGCCCTATTGTGAATTGGCTCACCACCGAGATGGAGACTGACGGAGGCTATGGATCAACTCAG gCTACCATAATGGTGTACCAGGCTTTAGCGGAGTACTGGACTAGTATTGACGATCAATCTGGGCACGTTCTGAATATGCAGATCTTCTTGGACCCAACCACTGACTCGTTCATCTTCCAGGACAACAGCGACATCAGAACATCTAAA ATCAACGGTATAAACCAGAATGTAAAAGTAATTGCCACGGGCACAGGGGAAGCAACGGTGACA ATGGTGTCGCTGTATTACGCTCTGCCTAAAGAAAAGGACAGTGACTGTCAGAAGTTTAACTTGTCAGTGCAGCTGCTCCCAG AGAAAATGGATGAGGATGAGAACATATACAAGCTCAGAATAGAGGTTAT GTATAAGGACAATGACAGTGATGCAACCATGTCAATCCTGGATATTGGCTTGCTAACTGGCTTCACCGTTAACACAAATGACCTGGACTTA ctatcTAAAGGACGAGCCCGCATCATTGCAAAATATGAGATGAACACAGTCCTGTCAGAAAGAGGCTCACTCATCATCTACCTGGATAAG GTTTCTCACACACGACCAGAGGAGATCACTTTTAGGATCCATCAGAAGCTGAAAGTGGGAGTCTTACAACCAGcttctgtgtctgtatatgAATACTATGACC AAACAAATTGTGTGAAATTCTACCATCCAGAGAGGAAAGCTGGAAAGCTGCTGCGGCTCTGCACAAATGATGAATGCACATGTGCAGAAG AGAACTGCAGTATGCAGAACAAGGACAAAATCACCAATGATCAGCGAACAGCTAAGGTCTGTGAGACTACACAGACCAGCATAATAGATTTTG TGTACAAAGTGAGACTGGACAATTTTACAGAAGATTTGTCCACTGACATTTTCACAATGAAGGTACTGGAAGTCATCAAAGAAG GAAGTCTTGATGTGGGTCCTCTGAATAAACAACGCACATTCCTCAGTTATCCCCACTGCAGGGAGTCTTTAGATCTGTGGACGGGAAAAACCTACCTTATCATGGGCACGTCCAAAGATATTTACAGAGATGACCAACATCAATT GTATCAGTATGTATTCGGAGAGAGAACCTGGATCGAGTACTGGCCAACAGAAGCAGAGTGTCAAACTGAGGAACACAGAATTACCTGTCTGGGCATGGAGGAAATGGTTCAGCAGTACCAGCTCTTTGGGTGTCAGCAGTAG